From Drosophila virilis strain 15010-1051.87 chromosome X, Dvir_AGI_RSII-ME, whole genome shotgun sequence, the proteins below share one genomic window:
- the LOC6635533 gene encoding farnesol dehydrogenase — protein MERWQNRVAVVTGASSGIGAACAKLLVAAGLQVVGLARRTERLEQLRQSLPADQRQRFHQRSCDVSAESQVNSAFEWIEQQLGGIDVLINNAGILRDGHLLDMPIKDISDVLQTNLMGSIYCTKLAANSMRRRQIAGHLFFINSTAGLAGYNPGPDDPSLNVYTPSKFALTAVHEICRQELITQKLKIKTTSINPGWVSTEIVPDETKTQLGDVILQADDVAQAVLYALSTPPHAQVQEITLRAVGEWY, from the exons ATGGAGCGCTGGCAGAATCGTGTTGCGGTCGTAACGGGCGCCAGTTCGGGCATCGGAGCTGCATGTGCCAAGCTGCTGGTGGCGGCCGGTTTGCAGGTTGTTGGCCTTGCGCGTCGCACCGAGCGTCTGGAGCAGCTGCGTCAATCGCTGCCTGCGGATCAGCGTCAGCGCTTCCATCAACGCAGCTGCGATGTCTCGGCCGAGTCGCAGGTAAACAGCGCCTTCGAGTGGATCGAACAACAGCTGGGCGGCATCGATGTGCTGATCAACAATGCGGGCATTCTGCGCGATGGCCATTTGCTGGACATGCCTATCAAGGATATCAGCGATGTGCTCCAGACCAATCTGATGGGCAGCATCTACTGCACCAAACTGGCGGCCAACAGCATGCGCCGCCGCCAGATAGCCGGCCATCTGTTCTTCATCAACAGCACCGCCGGCCTGGCTGGCTATAATCCCGGACCGGACGATCCCAGCCTGAATGTGTACACGCCCAGCAAGTTTGCGCTGACCGCAGTGCATGAGATTTGCCGACAGGAGTTAATCACAcagaaattgaaaatcaagACCACG AGCATTAATCCCGGCTGGGTATCCACTGAGATAGTGCCCGACGAAACCAAAACGCAGCTGGGCGATGTGATATTACAGGCCGACGATGTGGCCCAAGCGGTGCTCTACGCTCTCTCCACGCCGCCGCATGCCCAGGTGCAGGAGATAACGCTTCGGGCTGTTGGGGAATGGTACTGA